The Corvus hawaiiensis isolate bCorHaw1 chromosome 7, bCorHaw1.pri.cur, whole genome shotgun sequence genome contains a region encoding:
- the ATF2 gene encoding cyclic AMP-dependent transcription factor ATF-2 isoform X4 has protein sequence MIVSLWLMPLDLSPLATPIIRNKIEEPSVVETTHQDSPLPHPESTTNDEKEVSLQQTAQPTSTIVRPASLQVPNVLLTSSDSSVIIQQAIPSPTSSTVITQAPSSNRPIVPVPGPFPLLLHLPNGQTMPVAIPASITNSNVHVPAAVPLVRPVTMVPSIPGIPGPSSPQPVQSEAKLRLKAALTQQHPQVTNGDTAKGHPSGLVRTQSEEPRPQSLQQPATSTTETPASPAQPTPQTPNTGGRRRRAANEDPDEKRRKFLERNRAAASRCRQKRKVWVQSLEKKAEDLSSLNGQLQNEVTLLRNEVAQLKQLLLAHKDCPVTAMQKKSGYHTADKDDSSEDISVPSSPHTEAIQHSSVSTSNGVSSTSKAEAVATSVLTQMADQSTEPVLSQIVLAPPSQAQPSGS, from the exons ATGATAGTGTCATTGTGGCTG ATGCCTCTAGATCTGTCTCCTCTTGCAACACCAattataagaaataaaattgaagaACCTTCAGTTGTAGAGACAACTCACCAAGATAGTCCTTTACCTCATCCAGAGTCTACTACCAACGACGAAAAG gaaGTGTCACTGCAGCAGACTGCACAGCCTACATCAACAATAGTTCGTCCAGCATCGCTGCAGGTTCCTAATGTACTGCTTACGAGTTCTGACTCAAGTGTTATTATTCAGCAGGCAATACCATCACCAACTTCTAGTACTGTTATCACCCAAGCTCCATCATCTAACAGACCAATAGT TCCAGttccaggtccttttcctctgctgttacATCTTCCTAATGGACAAACCATGCCTGTTGCTATTCCTGCATCTATCACAAATTCTAATGTGCATGTCCCTGCTGCAGTTCCA CTTGTTAGACCTGTCACCATGGTGCCTAGTATCCCAGGAATCCCAGGGCCTTCCTCCCCACAGCCAGTGCAGTCTGAGGCTAAATTG agattgAAAGCAGCCTTGacccagcagcaccctcaggtaACAAATGGAGATACTGCCAAGGGACATCCAAGTGGGTTGGTTAGGACTCAGTCAGAGGAACCACGACCACAGTCACTACAACAGCCTGCAACTTCAACAACTGAAACACCG GCATCACCAGCTCAGCCTACGCCACAAACTCCAAATACAGGTGGTCGGCGAAGAAGAGCTGCCAATGAAGACCCTgatgagaaaagaagaaagttcCTGGAGAGAAACCgggctgctgcttccaggtGCCGACAGAAACGGAAAGTCTGGGTGCAGTCATTGGAGAAAAAAGCTGAGGACCTGAGCTCACTAAATGGCCAGTTACAG AATGAAGTCACCCTGCTGAGAAATGAAGTGGCACAGCTGAAACAGCTTCTTCTGGCTCATAAAGATTGCCCTGTAACTGCCATGCAGAAGAAATCTGGCTATCATA CTGCAGATAAAGATGACAGCTCCGAAGACATCTCGGTGCCCAGCAGCCCGCACACAGAAGCaatccagcacagctctgtcagCACTTCCAATGGCGTGAGCTCCACGTCCAAGGCGGAGGCGGTGGCCACCTCGGTGCTCACGCAGATGGCGGACCAGAGCACGGAGCCCGTGCTGTCCCAGATCGTCCTGGCGCCTCCCTCCCAGGCCCAGCCGTCAGGAAGTTGA
- the ATF2 gene encoding cyclic AMP-dependent transcription factor ATF-2 isoform X1, whose protein sequence is MSDDKPFLCTAPGCGQRFTNEDHLAVHKHKHEMTLKFGPARNDSVIVADQTPTPTRFLKNCEEVGLFNELASPFENEFKKASEDDIKKMPLDLSPLATPIIRNKIEEPSVVETTHQDSPLPHPESTTNDEKEVSLQQTAQPTSTIVRPASLQVPNVLLTSSDSSVIIQQAIPSPTSSTVITQAPSSNRPIVPVPGPFPLLLHLPNGQTMPVAIPASITNSNVHVPAAVPLVRPVTMVPSIPGIPGPSSPQPVQSEAKLRLKAALTQQHPQVTNGDTAKGHPSGLVRTQSEEPRPQSLQQPATSTTETPASPAQPTPQTPNTGGRRRRAANEDPDEKRRKFLERNRAAASRCRQKRKVWVQSLEKKAEDLSSLNGQLQNEVTLLRNEVAQLKQLLLAHKDCPVTAMQKKSGYHTADKDDSSEDISVPSSPHTEAIQHSSVSTSNGVSSTSKAEAVATSVLTQMADQSTEPVLSQIVLAPPSQAQPSGS, encoded by the exons ATGAGTGATGACAAACCCTTTTTATGTACTGCCCCTGGATGTGGCCAG CGTTTTACCAATGAGGATCATTTGGCTGTCCATAAACATAAACATGAGATGACACTGAAATTTGGTCCGGCTCGTAATGATAGTGTCATTGTGGCTG ATCAGACACCAACACCAACTCGTTTCTTGAAGAACTGTGAAGAAGTGGGCTTATTCAATGAATTAGCAAGTCCTTTtgaaaatgagtttaaaaaGGCTTCTGAAGATGACATTAAGAAA ATGCCTCTAGATCTGTCTCCTCTTGCAACACCAattataagaaataaaattgaagaACCTTCAGTTGTAGAGACAACTCACCAAGATAGTCCTTTACCTCATCCAGAGTCTACTACCAACGACGAAAAG gaaGTGTCACTGCAGCAGACTGCACAGCCTACATCAACAATAGTTCGTCCAGCATCGCTGCAGGTTCCTAATGTACTGCTTACGAGTTCTGACTCAAGTGTTATTATTCAGCAGGCAATACCATCACCAACTTCTAGTACTGTTATCACCCAAGCTCCATCATCTAACAGACCAATAGT TCCAGttccaggtccttttcctctgctgttacATCTTCCTAATGGACAAACCATGCCTGTTGCTATTCCTGCATCTATCACAAATTCTAATGTGCATGTCCCTGCTGCAGTTCCA CTTGTTAGACCTGTCACCATGGTGCCTAGTATCCCAGGAATCCCAGGGCCTTCCTCCCCACAGCCAGTGCAGTCTGAGGCTAAATTG agattgAAAGCAGCCTTGacccagcagcaccctcaggtaACAAATGGAGATACTGCCAAGGGACATCCAAGTGGGTTGGTTAGGACTCAGTCAGAGGAACCACGACCACAGTCACTACAACAGCCTGCAACTTCAACAACTGAAACACCG GCATCACCAGCTCAGCCTACGCCACAAACTCCAAATACAGGTGGTCGGCGAAGAAGAGCTGCCAATGAAGACCCTgatgagaaaagaagaaagttcCTGGAGAGAAACCgggctgctgcttccaggtGCCGACAGAAACGGAAAGTCTGGGTGCAGTCATTGGAGAAAAAAGCTGAGGACCTGAGCTCACTAAATGGCCAGTTACAG AATGAAGTCACCCTGCTGAGAAATGAAGTGGCACAGCTGAAACAGCTTCTTCTGGCTCATAAAGATTGCCCTGTAACTGCCATGCAGAAGAAATCTGGCTATCATA CTGCAGATAAAGATGACAGCTCCGAAGACATCTCGGTGCCCAGCAGCCCGCACACAGAAGCaatccagcacagctctgtcagCACTTCCAATGGCGTGAGCTCCACGTCCAAGGCGGAGGCGGTGGCCACCTCGGTGCTCACGCAGATGGCGGACCAGAGCACGGAGCCCGTGCTGTCCCAGATCGTCCTGGCGCCTCCCTCCCAGGCCCAGCCGTCAGGAAGTTGA
- the ATF2 gene encoding cyclic AMP-dependent transcription factor ATF-2 isoform X2 → MSDDKPFLCTAPGCGQRFTNEDHLAVHKHKHEMTLKFGPARNDSVIVADQTPTPTRFLKNCEEVGLFNELASPFENEFKKASEDDIKKMPLDLSPLATPIIRNKIEEPSVVETTHQDSPLPHPESTTNDEKEVSLQQTAQPTSTIVRPASLQVPNVLLTSSDSSVIIQQAIPSPTSSTVITQAPSSNRPIVPVPGPFPLLLHLPNGQTMPVAIPASITNSNVHVPAAVPRLKAALTQQHPQVTNGDTAKGHPSGLVRTQSEEPRPQSLQQPATSTTETPASPAQPTPQTPNTGGRRRRAANEDPDEKRRKFLERNRAAASRCRQKRKVWVQSLEKKAEDLSSLNGQLQNEVTLLRNEVAQLKQLLLAHKDCPVTAMQKKSGYHTADKDDSSEDISVPSSPHTEAIQHSSVSTSNGVSSTSKAEAVATSVLTQMADQSTEPVLSQIVLAPPSQAQPSGS, encoded by the exons ATGAGTGATGACAAACCCTTTTTATGTACTGCCCCTGGATGTGGCCAG CGTTTTACCAATGAGGATCATTTGGCTGTCCATAAACATAAACATGAGATGACACTGAAATTTGGTCCGGCTCGTAATGATAGTGTCATTGTGGCTG ATCAGACACCAACACCAACTCGTTTCTTGAAGAACTGTGAAGAAGTGGGCTTATTCAATGAATTAGCAAGTCCTTTtgaaaatgagtttaaaaaGGCTTCTGAAGATGACATTAAGAAA ATGCCTCTAGATCTGTCTCCTCTTGCAACACCAattataagaaataaaattgaagaACCTTCAGTTGTAGAGACAACTCACCAAGATAGTCCTTTACCTCATCCAGAGTCTACTACCAACGACGAAAAG gaaGTGTCACTGCAGCAGACTGCACAGCCTACATCAACAATAGTTCGTCCAGCATCGCTGCAGGTTCCTAATGTACTGCTTACGAGTTCTGACTCAAGTGTTATTATTCAGCAGGCAATACCATCACCAACTTCTAGTACTGTTATCACCCAAGCTCCATCATCTAACAGACCAATAGT TCCAGttccaggtccttttcctctgctgttacATCTTCCTAATGGACAAACCATGCCTGTTGCTATTCCTGCATCTATCACAAATTCTAATGTGCATGTCCCTGCTGCAGTTCCA agattgAAAGCAGCCTTGacccagcagcaccctcaggtaACAAATGGAGATACTGCCAAGGGACATCCAAGTGGGTTGGTTAGGACTCAGTCAGAGGAACCACGACCACAGTCACTACAACAGCCTGCAACTTCAACAACTGAAACACCG GCATCACCAGCTCAGCCTACGCCACAAACTCCAAATACAGGTGGTCGGCGAAGAAGAGCTGCCAATGAAGACCCTgatgagaaaagaagaaagttcCTGGAGAGAAACCgggctgctgcttccaggtGCCGACAGAAACGGAAAGTCTGGGTGCAGTCATTGGAGAAAAAAGCTGAGGACCTGAGCTCACTAAATGGCCAGTTACAG AATGAAGTCACCCTGCTGAGAAATGAAGTGGCACAGCTGAAACAGCTTCTTCTGGCTCATAAAGATTGCCCTGTAACTGCCATGCAGAAGAAATCTGGCTATCATA CTGCAGATAAAGATGACAGCTCCGAAGACATCTCGGTGCCCAGCAGCCCGCACACAGAAGCaatccagcacagctctgtcagCACTTCCAATGGCGTGAGCTCCACGTCCAAGGCGGAGGCGGTGGCCACCTCGGTGCTCACGCAGATGGCGGACCAGAGCACGGAGCCCGTGCTGTCCCAGATCGTCCTGGCGCCTCCCTCCCAGGCCCAGCCGTCAGGAAGTTGA
- the ATF2 gene encoding cyclic AMP-dependent transcription factor ATF-2 isoform X3 has product MSDDKPFLCTAPGCGQRFTNEDHLAVHKHKHEMTLKFGPARNDSVIVADQTPTPTRFLKNCEEVGLFNELASPFENEFKKASEDDIKKMPLDLSPLATPIIRNKIEEPSVVETTHQDSPLPHPESTTNDEKEVSLQQTAQPTSTIVRPASLQVPNVLLTSSDSSVIIQQAIPSPTSSTVITQAPSSNRPIVPVPGPFPLLLHLPNGQTMPVAIPASITNSNVHVPAAVPLVRPVTMVPSIPGIPGPSSPQPVQSEAKLRLKAALTQQHPQVTNGDTAKGHPSGLVRTQSEEPRPQSLQQPATSTTETPASPAQPTPQTPNTGGRRRRAANEDPDEKRRKFLERNRAAASRCRQKRKVWVQSLEKKAEDLSSLNGQLQNEVTLLRNEVAQLKQLLLAHKDCPVTAMQKKSGYHSE; this is encoded by the exons ATGAGTGATGACAAACCCTTTTTATGTACTGCCCCTGGATGTGGCCAG CGTTTTACCAATGAGGATCATTTGGCTGTCCATAAACATAAACATGAGATGACACTGAAATTTGGTCCGGCTCGTAATGATAGTGTCATTGTGGCTG ATCAGACACCAACACCAACTCGTTTCTTGAAGAACTGTGAAGAAGTGGGCTTATTCAATGAATTAGCAAGTCCTTTtgaaaatgagtttaaaaaGGCTTCTGAAGATGACATTAAGAAA ATGCCTCTAGATCTGTCTCCTCTTGCAACACCAattataagaaataaaattgaagaACCTTCAGTTGTAGAGACAACTCACCAAGATAGTCCTTTACCTCATCCAGAGTCTACTACCAACGACGAAAAG gaaGTGTCACTGCAGCAGACTGCACAGCCTACATCAACAATAGTTCGTCCAGCATCGCTGCAGGTTCCTAATGTACTGCTTACGAGTTCTGACTCAAGTGTTATTATTCAGCAGGCAATACCATCACCAACTTCTAGTACTGTTATCACCCAAGCTCCATCATCTAACAGACCAATAGT TCCAGttccaggtccttttcctctgctgttacATCTTCCTAATGGACAAACCATGCCTGTTGCTATTCCTGCATCTATCACAAATTCTAATGTGCATGTCCCTGCTGCAGTTCCA CTTGTTAGACCTGTCACCATGGTGCCTAGTATCCCAGGAATCCCAGGGCCTTCCTCCCCACAGCCAGTGCAGTCTGAGGCTAAATTG agattgAAAGCAGCCTTGacccagcagcaccctcaggtaACAAATGGAGATACTGCCAAGGGACATCCAAGTGGGTTGGTTAGGACTCAGTCAGAGGAACCACGACCACAGTCACTACAACAGCCTGCAACTTCAACAACTGAAACACCG GCATCACCAGCTCAGCCTACGCCACAAACTCCAAATACAGGTGGTCGGCGAAGAAGAGCTGCCAATGAAGACCCTgatgagaaaagaagaaagttcCTGGAGAGAAACCgggctgctgcttccaggtGCCGACAGAAACGGAAAGTCTGGGTGCAGTCATTGGAGAAAAAAGCTGAGGACCTGAGCTCACTAAATGGCCAGTTACAG AATGAAGTCACCCTGCTGAGAAATGAAGTGGCACAGCTGAAACAGCTTCTTCTGGCTCATAAAGATTGCCCTGTAACTGCCATGCAGAAGAAATCTGGCTATCATAGTGAGTAA